The following proteins are encoded in a genomic region of Salvelinus namaycush isolate Seneca chromosome 12, SaNama_1.0, whole genome shotgun sequence:
- the LOC120057188 gene encoding nuclear fragile X mental retardation-interacting protein 2-like isoform X1, which produces MMKPRKHVSLGNGKINTGEVAGEKILSAKDFVGIPLPTNSNGNRHLINANVKQKSTRNVFTTLSKVGSKVGLVHKKNMDRINDKALDFTNHYEGKFLDKKESALFLNGVVNSAHITNGYSSKTPPDNDGSGSEGGYTTPKKRKTRRNSIKNTEHVTRERERVMQQGNATQEPEVSGLEPTEKLVSSRVVHKADAQTAVKRMDAPEVAMGELQKKNSDSKTAAGAFGKKFENRPKAKLSSSSKEDSWTLFKPPPVFPVDNSSAKIVPKISYASKVKENLNKAAQAGGEVQPPQVPGRLSQVPMSAMKTIISASFTNGPVSGDGNSCPSVGTFFTPAASSIPPAPSLPCGENVASTLDNDYNSLTNPAAVDLRKCTLFIYPLNPLNMQPVLPSARQLDTQAAQTNQKALGDIFQNQWGLSFINEPNVGPEGGSGPVAAVEGKAAVVTFQGEQCPAAKPGLDSNLSIPEPLPLTLAQDSEKRTSAPACPPATVKGEDGEKAQLSRQDKTKGEAKSPGAVFLASCKDISAVPAQAPLTNLVLGLSKEPPHSKSLDRGSWGSFDLKAAVTYHTKEMEYVFNLQKQDPKRVVCYDKTKDGPDL; this is translated from the exons ATGATGAAGCCACGCAAACATGTTAGCCTGG GCAATGGAAAAATAAACACCGGGGAGGTGGCGGGGGAGAAGATTCTGTCTGCAAAGGATTTTGTTGGTATCCCTCTTCCCACCAACAGCAATGGTAACAGACATTTGATAAATGCTAACGTAAAACAGAAGTCAACACGAAATGTTTTTACCACTCTTTCAAAAGTGGGCAGCAAAGTGGGTCTTGTTCACAAGAAGAATATGGACCGCATAAATGACAAGGCCCTGGATTTCACTAATCACTATGAGGGAAAGTTTTTGGACAAAAAGGAATCTGCTTTGTTTCTGAATGGGGTGGTAAACTCTGCTCATATTACAAATGGTTACTCCAGCAAGACACCCCCTGATAATGATGGCAGTGGCTCAGAAGGTGGATATACTACTCCTAAGAAACGCAAGACCAGACGCAACAGCATCAAGAACACAGAGCATGTgacaagagaaagggagagagtcaTGCAGCAGGGCAATGCCACACAGGAGCCAGAGGTTTCTGGACTTGAACCAACAGAGAAATTGGTGAGCTCGCGAGTTGTCCATAAAGCAGACGCCCAGACAGCAGTCAAGCGGATGGATGCTCCAGAGGTGGCTATGGGTGAACTGCAGAAGAAAAACTCAGACAGTAAGACTGCTGCAGGTGCCTTTGGTAAAAAGTTTGAGAATAGGCCTAAAGCCaagctctcctcctcttcaaaaGAGGACTCTTGGACTTTATTCAAGCCCCCTCCAGTATTTCCTGTGGACAACAGTAGTGCTAAGATAGTGCCCAAGATTAGTTATGCAAGTAAAGTTAAGGAGAACCTCAACAAAGCAGCCCAGGCTGGAGGAGAGGTGCAGCCTCCTCAGGTGCCTGGTAGACTCTCACAGGTCCCCATGTCTGCTATGAAAACCATCATCTCAGCTAGCTTTACTAATGGCCCCGTTTCTGGAGATGGAAATAGTTGCCCGTCTGTTGGTACCTTCTTCACTCCCGCTGCTAGTAGTATTCCGCCAGCCCCCTCTCTCCCATGTGGGGAGAACGTAGCATCCACTTTGGACAATGACTATAACTCTTTAACCAACCCTGCAGCTGTAGATCTGAGAAAGTGTACTCTTTTCATTTACCCCCTAAACCCTTTAAATATGCAACCTGTGCTTCCTAGTGCTCGCCAATTGGACACCCAGGCTGCTCAGACAAATCAGAAAGCCTTGGGGGACATTTTCCAGAATCAGTGGGGGCTGTCTTTCATCAATGAGCCAAACGTGGGGCCAGAAGGAGGAAGCGGGCCGGTGGCTGCCGTGGAGGGCAAGGCTGCGGTGGTAACATTTCAAGGGGAGCAATGCCCTGCTGCCAAGCCAGGCCTTGACTCTAATCTATCAATCCCAGAGCCTTTGCCTCTCACTTTGGCTCAAGACTCAGAGAAAAGGACTAGTGCCCCAGCTTGCCCACCTGCTACAGTGAAGGGTGAGGATGGGGAAAAGGCTCAGCTGTCTAGACAGGACAAGACAAAGGGTGAGGCTAAGAGTCCAGGTGCAGTTTTTTTGGCCTCTTGTAAAGACATTAGTGCTGTGCCTGCCCAGGCCCCCCTGACCAACCTGGTGTTGGGTCTGTCTAAAGAGCCGCCCCATTCTAAGAGCCTGGACAGAGGTAGCTGGGGGTCGTTTGATCTGAAAGCTGCTGTTACTTATCACACTAAAG AAATGGAATATGTTTTCAATTTGCAAAAACAAG ATCCAAAAAGAGTAGTCTGTTATGACAAGACCAAGGATGGACCTGATCTGTGA
- the LOC120057188 gene encoding nuclear fragile X mental retardation-interacting protein 2-like isoform X2, with amino-acid sequence MDRINDKALDFTNHYEGKFLDKKESALFLNGVVNSAHITNGYSSKTPPDNDGSGSEGGYTTPKKRKTRRNSIKNTEHVTRERERVMQQGNATQEPEVSGLEPTEKLVSSRVVHKADAQTAVKRMDAPEVAMGELQKKNSDSKTAAGAFGKKFENRPKAKLSSSSKEDSWTLFKPPPVFPVDNSSAKIVPKISYASKVKENLNKAAQAGGEVQPPQVPGRLSQVPMSAMKTIISASFTNGPVSGDGNSCPSVGTFFTPAASSIPPAPSLPCGENVASTLDNDYNSLTNPAAVDLRKCTLFIYPLNPLNMQPVLPSARQLDTQAAQTNQKALGDIFQNQWGLSFINEPNVGPEGGSGPVAAVEGKAAVVTFQGEQCPAAKPGLDSNLSIPEPLPLTLAQDSEKRTSAPACPPATVKGEDGEKAQLSRQDKTKGEAKSPGAVFLASCKDISAVPAQAPLTNLVLGLSKEPPHSKSLDRGSWGSFDLKAAVTYHTKEMEYVFNLQKQDPKRVVCYDKTKDGPDL; translated from the exons ATGGACCGCATAAATGACAAGGCCCTGGATTTCACTAATCACTATGAGGGAAAGTTTTTGGACAAAAAGGAATCTGCTTTGTTTCTGAATGGGGTGGTAAACTCTGCTCATATTACAAATGGTTACTCCAGCAAGACACCCCCTGATAATGATGGCAGTGGCTCAGAAGGTGGATATACTACTCCTAAGAAACGCAAGACCAGACGCAACAGCATCAAGAACACAGAGCATGTgacaagagaaagggagagagtcaTGCAGCAGGGCAATGCCACACAGGAGCCAGAGGTTTCTGGACTTGAACCAACAGAGAAATTGGTGAGCTCGCGAGTTGTCCATAAAGCAGACGCCCAGACAGCAGTCAAGCGGATGGATGCTCCAGAGGTGGCTATGGGTGAACTGCAGAAGAAAAACTCAGACAGTAAGACTGCTGCAGGTGCCTTTGGTAAAAAGTTTGAGAATAGGCCTAAAGCCaagctctcctcctcttcaaaaGAGGACTCTTGGACTTTATTCAAGCCCCCTCCAGTATTTCCTGTGGACAACAGTAGTGCTAAGATAGTGCCCAAGATTAGTTATGCAAGTAAAGTTAAGGAGAACCTCAACAAAGCAGCCCAGGCTGGAGGAGAGGTGCAGCCTCCTCAGGTGCCTGGTAGACTCTCACAGGTCCCCATGTCTGCTATGAAAACCATCATCTCAGCTAGCTTTACTAATGGCCCCGTTTCTGGAGATGGAAATAGTTGCCCGTCTGTTGGTACCTTCTTCACTCCCGCTGCTAGTAGTATTCCGCCAGCCCCCTCTCTCCCATGTGGGGAGAACGTAGCATCCACTTTGGACAATGACTATAACTCTTTAACCAACCCTGCAGCTGTAGATCTGAGAAAGTGTACTCTTTTCATTTACCCCCTAAACCCTTTAAATATGCAACCTGTGCTTCCTAGTGCTCGCCAATTGGACACCCAGGCTGCTCAGACAAATCAGAAAGCCTTGGGGGACATTTTCCAGAATCAGTGGGGGCTGTCTTTCATCAATGAGCCAAACGTGGGGCCAGAAGGAGGAAGCGGGCCGGTGGCTGCCGTGGAGGGCAAGGCTGCGGTGGTAACATTTCAAGGGGAGCAATGCCCTGCTGCCAAGCCAGGCCTTGACTCTAATCTATCAATCCCAGAGCCTTTGCCTCTCACTTTGGCTCAAGACTCAGAGAAAAGGACTAGTGCCCCAGCTTGCCCACCTGCTACAGTGAAGGGTGAGGATGGGGAAAAGGCTCAGCTGTCTAGACAGGACAAGACAAAGGGTGAGGCTAAGAGTCCAGGTGCAGTTTTTTTGGCCTCTTGTAAAGACATTAGTGCTGTGCCTGCCCAGGCCCCCCTGACCAACCTGGTGTTGGGTCTGTCTAAAGAGCCGCCCCATTCTAAGAGCCTGGACAGAGGTAGCTGGGGGTCGTTTGATCTGAAAGCTGCTGTTACTTATCACACTAAAG AAATGGAATATGTTTTCAATTTGCAAAAACAAG ATCCAAAAAGAGTAGTCTGTTATGACAAGACCAAGGATGGACCTGATCTGTGA